From a region of the Arvicanthis niloticus isolate mArvNil1 chromosome 6, mArvNil1.pat.X, whole genome shotgun sequence genome:
- the LOC117711721 gene encoding C-C motif chemokine 8-like, which yields MKICAVLLCLMLIAVTVSPMELAGSDEPSLQVCCFSVTNKKIPLRILQSYERINNSQCPREAVIFHTKRGISVCADPTAKWVNAYMKILDQKSQILQP from the exons ATGAAGATCTGCGCAGTGCTTCTGTGCCTGATGCTCATAGCTGTCACTGTCAGCCCAATGGAGCTGGCTGGGTCAG ATGAGCCATCCCTTCAAGTCTGCTGCTTTTCTGTAACAAATAAGAAGATCCCCCTTCGGATACTGCAGAGTTATGAGAGAATCAATAATAGCCAGTGTCCCCGGGAAGCTGTTAT CTTCCATACCAAACGGGGTATTTCTGTCTGTGCAGACCCCACAGCGAAGTGGGTCAATGCGTACATGAAGATCCTTGACCAGAAGTCTCAAATTCTGCAGCCTTGA